In the genome of Oxalobacter aliiformigenes, one region contains:
- a CDS encoding SDR family oxidoreductase, whose product MNESRIALVTGGNKGIGYEICRQLMRRGCHVLLGARNRSEGEAAVAALTKEEKGDIGFITIDLNDPRTFSIAQADISGRFGKLDILVNNAGIVPDGDYKVYDVPVRILKETFDTNFFALVELTQIMLPLIRKSPAGRIVNQSSILASLTAQSLPDSPLKQGKSFAYNASKTAVNAFTVHLADFLKGTPVKVNSAHPGSVRTAMNPGGNLEDFEGARTAVALAMLPENGPSGGFFYLDTPLPW is encoded by the coding sequence GAGAATCGCACTGGTAACCGGCGGCAACAAAGGAATCGGATACGAAATCTGTCGCCAGCTCATGCGCAGGGGTTGTCATGTCCTGCTCGGCGCACGCAATCGTTCGGAAGGCGAAGCGGCAGTCGCCGCGCTGACAAAAGAAGAAAAGGGCGACATCGGATTCATCACCATCGACCTGAACGATCCTCGTACATTTTCCATAGCACAGGCCGACATTTCCGGCCGGTTCGGAAAACTCGATATCCTGGTCAACAATGCGGGCATCGTACCTGACGGCGATTACAAGGTGTATGACGTTCCCGTTCGTATTCTGAAAGAAACGTTCGATACCAATTTTTTCGCGCTGGTGGAACTGACACAAATCATGTTGCCGCTGATCCGGAAAAGCCCTGCCGGCCGGATCGTCAACCAGTCCAGCATTCTGGCTTCCCTGACAGCCCAGAGTCTCCCGGATTCCCCTCTGAAACAGGGAAAGTCATTCGCTTACAACGCCAGCAAAACAGCCGTCAACGCCTTCACCGTCCATCTGGCGGATTTTCTGAAAGGAACACCGGTGAAAGTCAACTCAGCCCATCCCGGCAGTGTCAGGACAGCCATGAACCCCGGAGGCAATCTGGAGGATTTTGAAGGAGCCAGAACCGCTGTGGCATTGGCCATGTTGCCTGAAAACGGCCCGAGCGGCGGATTCTTTTACCTCGACACGCCTCTGCCCTGGTAA
- a CDS encoding NUDIX hydrolase, translating to MHYRHIVFDLENTLADPGMTETGHTGNLSGRFSACTGIRPLLQGLNAMHYTVGAITCLPETEGTALLEKTGLAPCISRFIHAENTDGKTACPLERYLEEPGIQCRDILFVTATETGCRMAGKTGIDCVLAEWCHRETVTTDASVTRLKRPDDLAVFLGKPGKNIPDPWLSWAIELQFIAQAGQTYSRDPFDLERFGRIREIAAEIMTAKSGLEMETVKNLFCNESGFQTPKLDTRAAIFENGKILLVRETAGKWSLPGGWVDVDQSIASNTVKEVKEEAGLDVEPVRLIAVLDGNRKQPRHYAYGICKLFVLCQAKGGRFSANHETSESAFFSLDNLPPLFTEKNTEEQIRMCFLAAADEKWQVMFD from the coding sequence ATGCATTACCGTCATATTGTATTCGATCTGGAAAACACGCTTGCCGATCCCGGAATGACCGAAACAGGCCATACCGGAAACCTGTCCGGGCGGTTTTCCGCCTGCACCGGTATCCGGCCACTTTTGCAGGGTCTCAATGCCATGCACTATACGGTGGGCGCCATCACGTGTCTGCCGGAAACAGAAGGAACGGCACTGCTTGAGAAAACCGGTCTGGCCCCCTGTATCTCCCGATTCATCCACGCGGAAAATACCGACGGAAAAACCGCCTGTCCACTTGAACGCTATCTGGAAGAACCGGGAATACAATGCCGTGACATCCTGTTCGTCACTGCAACGGAAACAGGATGCCGGATGGCCGGAAAAACCGGTATCGATTGCGTTCTGGCCGAATGGTGCCACCGTGAAACGGTGACGACAGATGCTTCCGTCACGCGTCTGAAACGTCCGGATGATCTGGCCGTTTTTCTGGGAAAACCCGGCAAAAACATTCCCGATCCCTGGCTTTCCTGGGCGATCGAACTGCAATTCATCGCCCAGGCCGGGCAAACCTATTCCCGCGATCCGTTCGATCTGGAACGTTTCGGCCGGATCAGGGAAATCGCGGCCGAAATCATGACGGCCAAATCCGGTCTGGAAATGGAAACCGTCAAAAACCTGTTTTGCAACGAATCGGGATTCCAGACCCCGAAACTGGATACACGGGCTGCCATATTCGAGAACGGGAAGATACTGCTCGTACGGGAAACCGCCGGAAAATGGTCGCTTCCCGGCGGATGGGTCGATGTTGACCAGTCCATTGCTTCCAACACCGTCAAGGAAGTGAAAGAAGAAGCAGGGCTGGATGTGGAACCGGTCCGGCTGATCGCCGTACTGGACGGAAACAGGAAACAGCCCAGACATTACGCTTATGGCATCTGCAAGCTGTTCGTATTGTGTCAGGCGAAAGGAGGGCGGTTTTCCGCCAATCATGAGACATCGGAAAGCGCGTTTTTTTCCCTGGACAACCTTCCTCCGCTTTTCACCGAAAAAAACACGGAAGAACAGATCCGTATGTGCTTTCTGGCGGCCGCCGACGAAAAATGGCAAGTGATGTTCGACTGA
- a CDS encoding DUF805 domain-containing protein, which produces MWIIRTYIVTFRKFDDFGGRANRAEFRNFSIVSFVIQLCFPVIGALSPVGYLFENVFSLVPLVPAVSLVVRRLHDTGTNGWLVLPGLVPFLNFLILYLLFFYYSDPYDNGYGLPPDRQVKESVSARKQV; this is translated from the coding sequence ATGTGGATAATCAGAACCTATATCGTCACCTTCAGAAAATTCGACGATTTCGGCGGGCGGGCGAACAGGGCGGAATTCCGGAATTTCAGCATCGTATCGTTCGTCATCCAGTTGTGCTTCCCGGTGATCGGCGCATTGTCACCCGTCGGCTACCTTTTCGAAAACGTCTTTTCGCTGGTTCCGCTCGTGCCCGCCGTCAGTCTTGTCGTCAGACGTCTGCATGATACCGGAACGAACGGATGGCTCGTACTGCCGGGTCTGGTCCCGTTCCTTAATTTCCTCATCCTGTACCTGCTTTTTTTCTATTACAGCGATCCATACGACAACGGCTATGGACTTCCGCCGGACCGACAGGTCAAGGAATCCGTTTCTGCCCGGAAACAGGTATAA